CAGTTTACGAACCTTTAAGTGTAGAAGATCAGCAGTTAAAATACGGTGCGAGTGATGTTGGAACCAATCTTTTGATCGTTTCTGCAAATACTATCGTAAGTAGAGTATACCATTTAAACCGTTTTAATTTATCAGGTTTACGTCGTCCAGAAATTTTTGGAACAAGCACAAATCTTTTCGGAAAAGCGTACTATTATAATTTCTATTCTTCAAATGGAAGTATCACATTGTTTCTTCTTAAGTTTTATGAATACTTTAAATATTCTAACGTAACAGCCGGAATTGGAGATCCTTATGTTGCTGAAGTGTTATTAAGTAATGACGAGTTTTTCTTAAATAGAATAGAAGCTCATGTAATGAAAGGAGAAATAGCAACAGCTACAGCAGAATTAGAATATTTCTTAGCAACAAGAACTCCAACATACAATCCGACAACAGATAAATTGACTGAAGCAAAAGTAGTGGCTAAATTCCCTGTAATTGCAGACGAATATACTCCATTCTATACAATGACTCCAGTGCAGACCTCTTATGTAAAAGCAATTGCAGAAACAAGAAGAAGAGATTTTATACACGAAGGACTTAGATGGTTTGATATTAAACGTTTTAATCTAGTGGTGAAACATGAGACATCAAACAAACCAGCTAATATTTTAGCAAAAGACGATAACAGAAGAGCATTGCAAATTCCGTTGCACGCTTCAAGTGCTGGTATCGAACTAAATCCTAGATAATCTTAAAAATGAAAATTATGAAATTATTAAAATATAATAAAATTGCGGTTTTAGCTCTAGTTTCGATAACTCTATTTTCATGTGGAAACGATGATTTGCCAGGAGAAAGCCAATTAGATTTTACCCAACCAGAAAAAACAAGTTTAGATAATTGGATAGACGTTACGTATTTAAACCCATACAATATTAACGTTCAATATAAATGGAATCAAAACACGGTAGACAACAGCCGTTATTTATTTCCGCCAGAAGTTGATAAAGTAAAACCTGCTCTTGAAATAGTTGAAACAATTTGGCTAAAAAGTTATGCTGCAATTGGAGGTCCAGATTTTGTAAAGAAAATTGCTCCAAGAGAAATTGTTTTGGTTGGAGGAGTTAATTTAAATAGTGTGGGAACTAAAACGTTAGGTTTAGCTGAAGGAGGACAGAGAGTTACCTTGTTTGAAACAGATTATGTTGATAAATCGGATCGCGATAACGTAGCACAGTTTATACACACAATTCAGCACGAATACATCCATATTTTAAATCAGAACAAACCTTTTGATGAAAAAACTTGGAAAACGCTAACACCAGGAGGTTATACTGCAGATTGGTACAATTTTGAAATTGAAGAATCAAATGAACTTGGATTTATTACAAGTTATGCAAGATCAAATATTAACGAAGATTTTGCAGAAACAGCAGCAATGATTCTGATTTATACAAAAGAAGAATACGCGGCATTTTTGGATGGTATTGAAAATCCTTTTGCCCTTCAGGCTTTAAAAGCAAAAGAAGCTATTGTGGTTAAGTATTTCAAAGAAGCATTCAATATGGATTTTTATGCTTTAAGAGATGAAGCAGAAAAAAACACAACATCTGTAATAAATTAAAATAAGCATTATGAAAATGAAACAACTATATAAGTATTTATTTGCAGCTGTTTTAATACTGCAATTGACTGCCTGTAATAACAATACAGATGCGGAACAACTATTTCAAGATACGCCAACAGCTCGTTTAAATAAACAAAAATCGGAGTTAAATGATGCGTTACTATCATCACAATACGGATGGAAAACCGTTTATTTTACAGATAATACGGTTTTGGGAGGATATACCCATTTATTTAGATTTGCTGACGATGGTACTGTGCAAATGGCATCAGATTTTGATGCTGATACAGCAACCTATAAAAGTGAATATGCAATTCAAGTAGGAAGCACAGTGAGTTTAACTTTTACTACAAAAAATAGGATTCACCTTTTATCAGATTCAGACAATTATCCAATTCCAGCATTGCGAGCAAAAGGTTATTTAGGAGATTTTCAATTTTTGTACTATGGACAAGAAAATGGAGAAATCATTTTTAGAACCAACAGAAGTAATCAGGAATTACGTTTTGTAAAAGCAACTGCAGAAGATTGGACCGAATTGCCTAAAAATCTTCTGATGGAAAAAAATGTTATTGGAGGAGAAGAAAGACCG
The Flavobacterium humidisoli DNA segment above includes these coding regions:
- a CDS encoding substrate import-associated zinc metallohydrolase lipoprotein, with product MKLLKYNKIAVLALVSITLFSCGNDDLPGESQLDFTQPEKTSLDNWIDVTYLNPYNINVQYKWNQNTVDNSRYLFPPEVDKVKPALEIVETIWLKSYAAIGGPDFVKKIAPREIVLVGGVNLNSVGTKTLGLAEGGQRVTLFETDYVDKSDRDNVAQFIHTIQHEYIHILNQNKPFDEKTWKTLTPGGYTADWYNFEIEESNELGFITSYARSNINEDFAETAAMILIYTKEEYAAFLDGIENPFALQALKAKEAIVVKYFKEAFNMDFYALRDEAEKNTTSVIN